The following proteins are co-located in the Paraburkholderia phytofirmans PsJN genome:
- a CDS encoding PGDYG domain-containing protein, with amino-acid sequence MTELKNLDLSQDADACRVVKDETVSVEFAAAEGELMSLEGPNRYVRGDALITGSTGDRWVVSRARFDAKYVPADAAVVHGEAGAYRNRPAVVLAKQMHEAFTLARSANGGDVLRGVAGDWVMQYAPGDYGVVQAARFAKVYRLAD; translated from the coding sequence ATGACCGAACTGAAAAATCTCGACCTGAGTCAAGACGCCGACGCCTGCCGCGTCGTCAAAGACGAAACGGTCAGCGTTGAATTCGCCGCCGCCGAAGGCGAACTGATGAGCCTCGAAGGCCCCAACCGCTATGTCCGCGGCGACGCGCTGATCACCGGCTCGACGGGCGACCGCTGGGTCGTCTCGCGCGCACGCTTCGACGCCAAATACGTCCCCGCCGACGCCGCCGTCGTGCACGGCGAAGCCGGCGCGTACCGCAACCGCCCCGCCGTCGTGCTGGCCAAACAGATGCACGAGGCGTTCACGCTCGCGCGCTCGGCAAACGGCGGCGACGTGCTGCGCGGCGTCGCCGGCGACTGGGTCATGCAATACGCGCCGGGCGACTACGGCGTGGTACAGGCAGCCCGTTTCGCGAAGGTCTACCGGCTCGCCGATTGA
- a CDS encoding DUF3022 domain-containing protein, translating to MEEAYQYDCANPEFEELARVISDLFPEQTQFIQRAAEDGTPTLAIHWVAMRFGSTARRIVMTVVTAPAALARYRALPARLRGRSFAVLRAYVEASIGSLEEQYANGEAVPRDVTVDLGDEFA from the coding sequence ATGGAAGAAGCTTACCAATACGACTGCGCCAATCCCGAGTTCGAGGAACTGGCGCGTGTCATCAGCGATCTGTTTCCCGAGCAGACACAGTTCATTCAGCGCGCCGCGGAAGACGGCACGCCGACGCTGGCGATTCACTGGGTGGCGATGCGTTTCGGCTCTACCGCGCGCCGTATCGTGATGACCGTGGTGACCGCCCCGGCCGCGTTGGCGCGTTATCGCGCGTTGCCGGCGCGGTTGCGCGGCCGCAGTTTCGCGGTGCTGCGCGCGTATGTCGAAGCGAGCATCGGCTCGCTCGAAGAACAGTATGCGAATGGCGAGGCGGTGCCGCGCGATGTCACCGTGGACCTCGGCGACGAGTTCGCCTGA
- a CDS encoding MFS transporter, with translation MTSSLAIRRWWTIMPIVFITYSLAYLDRANYGFASAAGINQDLGISKGLSSLIGALFFLGYFFFQIPGAIYAERRSVKKLVFWSLILWGACASLTGMVSNIPSLMVIRFVLGVVEAAVMPAMLIFISNWFTKSERSRANTFLILGNPVTVLWMSVVSGYLVHSFGWRHMFIAEGAPAILWAVCWWFIVKDKPQQVSWLTQQQKDDLAETLRAEQAAIKPVRNYSDAFKTPAVIKLCAQYFCWSIGVYGFVLWLPSILKNGSTLGMVETGWLSALPYLAATIAMLAASWASDKLNRRKVFVWPFLLVGAVAFAASYALGSTHFWLSYALLVIAGAAMYAPYGPFFAIVPELLPKNVAGGAMALINSMGALGSFVGSYVVGYLNGATGSPAASYAFMSVALVTAVILTLIVKPQQQESSNAATARHPVARKIS, from the coding sequence ATGACCTCATCGCTTGCGATTCGCCGTTGGTGGACGATCATGCCGATCGTATTCATCACCTACAGCCTCGCTTATCTGGATCGCGCGAACTACGGTTTCGCGTCGGCCGCCGGCATCAACCAGGATCTTGGCATCAGCAAGGGACTGTCGTCGCTGATCGGCGCGCTGTTCTTCCTCGGCTATTTCTTCTTCCAGATTCCCGGCGCGATCTACGCGGAACGCCGCAGCGTCAAGAAACTCGTGTTCTGGAGCCTGATTCTGTGGGGCGCTTGCGCGTCGCTCACCGGCATGGTCAGCAATATCCCCTCGCTGATGGTGATCCGCTTCGTGCTCGGCGTGGTCGAAGCCGCGGTGATGCCGGCCATGCTGATCTTTATCAGCAACTGGTTTACCAAGAGCGAGCGCTCGCGCGCCAACACGTTCCTGATTCTCGGCAATCCGGTGACGGTGCTGTGGATGTCGGTGGTGTCGGGCTATCTGGTGCATTCGTTCGGCTGGCGCCACATGTTCATTGCCGAGGGCGCGCCCGCGATTCTCTGGGCCGTGTGCTGGTGGTTCATCGTGAAGGACAAGCCGCAACAGGTGTCGTGGCTCACGCAGCAGCAGAAGGACGACCTCGCCGAAACGCTGCGCGCCGAGCAGGCCGCGATCAAGCCGGTGCGCAACTACAGCGACGCGTTCAAAACGCCTGCGGTGATCAAGCTGTGCGCGCAATATTTCTGCTGGAGCATCGGCGTGTATGGTTTCGTGCTGTGGCTGCCGTCCATCTTGAAGAACGGTTCGACGCTCGGCATGGTCGAAACCGGCTGGCTCTCGGCGCTGCCTTATCTTGCCGCGACTATCGCGATGCTTGCAGCTTCGTGGGCATCGGATAAACTCAACCGCCGCAAGGTCTTCGTGTGGCCGTTCCTGCTGGTCGGCGCGGTCGCGTTCGCGGCGTCGTACGCGCTCGGCTCCACGCATTTCTGGCTCTCGTATGCCTTGCTGGTGATCGCCGGCGCCGCGATGTACGCACCGTATGGCCCGTTCTTCGCGATCGTGCCGGAACTGCTGCCGAAGAACGTCGCGGGCGGCGCGATGGCGCTGATCAACAGCATGGGCGCGCTCGGTTCGTTCGTCGGCTCGTATGTGGTCGGCTATCTGAACGGCGCGACCGGTTCGCCCGCCGCGTCGTATGCATTCATGAGCGTGGCGCTCGTCACCGCCGTGATTCTGACGCTGATCGTCAAACCGCAGCAGCAGGAAAGCAGCAATGCGGCCACCGCACGCCACCCCGTCGCAAGGAAAATAAGCTGA
- a CDS encoding 2-hydroxyacid dehydrogenase codes for MKKIVAWKSLPEDVLAYLQQHAQVVQVDATQHDAFVAALKDADGGIGSSVKITPAMLEGATRLKALSTISVGFDQFDVADLTRRGIVLANTPDVLTESTADTVFSLILASARRVVELAEWVKAGHWQHSIGPALFGVDVQGKTLGIVGLGRIGGAVARRAALGFNMKVLYTNRSANPQAEEAYGARRVELAELLATADFVCLQVPLTPETKHLIGAAELKSMKKSAILINASRGATVDEKALIEALQNGTIHGAGLDVFETEPLPSDSPLLKLANVVALPHIGSATHETRHAMARNAAENLVAALDGTLTSNIVNREVLSK; via the coding sequence ATGAAGAAGATCGTCGCCTGGAAGTCGTTGCCCGAAGATGTGCTCGCCTATCTGCAACAGCATGCGCAAGTCGTGCAGGTCGATGCCACGCAGCACGACGCTTTCGTGGCCGCGCTGAAAGACGCGGACGGCGGCATCGGTTCTAGTGTGAAGATCACGCCGGCGATGCTCGAAGGCGCGACGCGGCTCAAGGCGCTGTCGACCATCTCGGTGGGATTCGACCAGTTCGACGTGGCCGATCTCACGCGCCGCGGCATCGTGCTCGCGAACACGCCGGACGTGCTGACCGAGTCCACCGCGGACACGGTGTTCTCGCTGATTCTCGCCTCGGCGCGGCGCGTGGTCGAACTCGCCGAATGGGTGAAGGCGGGGCACTGGCAGCACAGCATCGGCCCGGCATTGTTCGGCGTCGACGTGCAGGGCAAGACGCTCGGTATCGTCGGGCTCGGGCGGATCGGCGGCGCGGTGGCGCGGCGCGCGGCGCTCGGCTTCAACATGAAGGTGTTGTACACCAACCGCAGCGCGAACCCGCAGGCCGAAGAGGCTTACGGTGCGCGGCGCGTCGAGTTGGCGGAACTGCTCGCCACGGCAGATTTTGTCTGCCTGCAAGTGCCTTTGACGCCGGAAACGAAGCATCTGATCGGCGCGGCCGAGCTGAAGTCGATGAAGAAAAGCGCGATCCTGATCAACGCCTCGCGCGGCGCGACCGTCGACGAAAAGGCGCTGATCGAGGCGCTGCAGAACGGCACGATCCACGGCGCCGGTCTCGACGTGTTCGAGACCGAACCGCTGCCGTCCGACTCGCCGCTGCTGAAGCTGGCGAACGTGGTCGCGCTGCCGCATATCGGTTCGGCGACCCATGAAACCCGTCACGCGATGGCGCGCAATGCGGCGGAAAATCTGGTCGCCGCGCTCGACGGCACGCTGACCAGCAATATCGTCAACCGCGAAGTGCTTTCCAAATGA
- a CDS encoding sugar kinase, which translates to MSKTTTSLDVITYGEAMAMFVAAETGPLAGVGQFTKRVAGADLNVAIGLSRLGFKVGWMSRVGNDSFGQYVRDTLTKEGIDQGCVTTDERYPTGFQLKSKNDDGSDPAIEYFRKGSAASHLSLADYAADYVLQARHLHLTGVAPAISASSRELAFHLAREMRAAGKTISFDPNLRPTLWPSRAAMVEGLNALAALADWVLPGIGEGEILTGYTQPDDIAKFYLEQGARGVIIKLGAQGAYFRTADDAAMIAGQPVAKVVDTVGAGDGFAVGVVSALLEGKSLPQAVARGNRIGALAIQVIGDSEGLPSRAELDALEAAQAPSVAAAA; encoded by the coding sequence ATGAGCAAGACAACCACATCACTCGATGTCATCACCTACGGTGAAGCGATGGCCATGTTTGTGGCCGCCGAAACCGGCCCGCTCGCGGGTGTCGGTCAGTTCACGAAGCGCGTCGCCGGCGCCGATCTGAACGTGGCGATCGGTTTGTCGCGCCTCGGCTTCAAGGTCGGCTGGATGAGTCGCGTCGGCAACGATTCTTTCGGCCAGTACGTGCGCGACACGTTGACGAAAGAGGGCATCGACCAGGGCTGTGTCACGACCGACGAGCGCTACCCGACCGGCTTCCAGCTCAAGTCGAAAAACGACGACGGCAGCGACCCGGCGATCGAGTATTTCCGCAAGGGTTCGGCGGCGAGCCATCTCTCGCTGGCTGACTATGCGGCCGACTACGTCCTGCAAGCGCGTCACCTGCATCTGACCGGCGTGGCCCCCGCGATTTCGGCGAGCTCGCGCGAACTCGCGTTTCACCTGGCGCGCGAAATGCGTGCCGCTGGCAAGACGATTTCGTTCGACCCGAACCTGCGTCCGACGCTGTGGCCGTCGCGCGCCGCGATGGTCGAAGGTCTGAATGCGCTCGCCGCGCTGGCCGACTGGGTGCTGCCCGGTATCGGCGAAGGCGAGATTCTGACCGGCTACACGCAGCCGGATGACATCGCGAAGTTCTATCTGGAGCAGGGCGCGCGCGGCGTGATCATCAAGTTGGGCGCGCAGGGCGCGTACTTTCGCACCGCCGACGATGCCGCCATGATCGCCGGTCAGCCGGTTGCGAAAGTCGTGGACACGGTCGGCGCGGGCGATGGTTTCGCCGTCGGCGTGGTCAGCGCTTTGCTCGAAGGCAAGTCGCTGCCGCAAGCGGTGGCGCGCGGCAACCGCATCGGTGCGCTTGCGATTCAGGTGATCGGCGATTCGGAAGGGTTGCCGAGCCGCGCCGAACTCGACGCGTTGGAAGCCGCGCAAGCGCCGTCCGTCGCGGCCGCGGCCTGA
- a CDS encoding apurinic/apyrimidinic endonuclease family protein has protein sequence MADAVDVVIVASAFGMDAVRTDGHLKWAQASKQAGAAGFEVRRELFANESDAAPHKLRELGGQIAELGLWSVYSTPASLYTAQGKLDAEALRLSIEEALALGARFVKLQLGGFATDANAAVIADHMRCAELRLVVENGQLAEGGSLAQFTGLFDALAREGHADVLGMTFDIGNWAWREVMPLDAAAPLAAHVDYIHCKTTVGEGTRRFPAAPAADDAQFAAVLDKLPRHVPRGIEFPFDTSRTDADAAHYVAWLAAA, from the coding sequence ATGGCTGATGCAGTGGACGTGGTGATCGTCGCAAGCGCATTCGGGATGGACGCGGTCCGCACGGACGGTCATCTGAAGTGGGCGCAAGCGAGCAAACAGGCCGGCGCGGCGGGTTTCGAAGTGCGCCGCGAACTGTTCGCCAACGAAAGCGACGCCGCGCCGCACAAACTGCGCGAACTCGGCGGGCAAATCGCGGAATTGGGCTTGTGGTCCGTGTATTCCACGCCGGCTTCGCTGTACACGGCGCAGGGCAAGCTCGACGCCGAAGCGTTGCGTCTCTCGATCGAAGAAGCGCTCGCGCTCGGCGCGCGGTTCGTGAAGCTGCAACTCGGCGGTTTCGCCACCGACGCCAATGCCGCCGTGATCGCCGATCACATGCGCTGCGCGGAACTGCGCCTCGTCGTCGAAAACGGGCAGTTGGCCGAGGGTGGTTCGCTCGCGCAGTTCACCGGCCTGTTCGACGCGTTGGCGCGCGAGGGCCACGCCGATGTGCTCGGCATGACCTTCGACATCGGCAACTGGGCCTGGCGCGAGGTAATGCCGCTCGACGCAGCCGCGCCGCTGGCCGCGCATGTGGACTACATCCATTGCAAGACTACGGTGGGTGAGGGCACACGACGCTTTCCCGCCGCCCCGGCCGCCGACGACGCGCAGTTTGCAGCCGTCCTCGACAAATTGCCGCGTCATGTGCCGCGCGGCATCGAGTTTCCGTTCGATACGAGCCGTACGGATGCGGACGCGGCGCATTACGTCGCGTGGCTGGCCGCCGCGTGA
- a CDS encoding glutathione S-transferase: MSVELYYWDGLQGRGEFVRLALEEAGADYVEVARGEASEGLGTKTMMSVMKSKDEPYPPFAPPFLKDGDLVIAQTANILFYLGPRLNLAPSVESLRYVANGLQLTIADMVTEAHDTHHPLASALYYEDQKDAAKVRAHDFIDNRIPKFMSYFERVLKQNPAGDQFMVGDALTYVDLSMFQLIDGLLYAFPRALKRFGEHYPRLAALHDAVIERPNIAAYLQSERRIEHNEACIFRHYPELDKAAA; encoded by the coding sequence ATGAGCGTGGAACTTTACTACTGGGACGGCCTGCAAGGCCGCGGCGAATTCGTGCGGCTCGCGCTGGAAGAAGCCGGCGCCGACTACGTGGAAGTGGCGCGCGGCGAAGCATCGGAAGGCCTCGGCACCAAGACGATGATGTCGGTGATGAAGAGCAAGGACGAGCCGTATCCGCCGTTCGCGCCGCCGTTTCTTAAAGACGGCGACCTGGTGATCGCGCAGACCGCCAACATCCTGTTCTATCTCGGCCCGCGGCTGAACCTCGCGCCCTCGGTGGAGAGCCTGCGCTATGTGGCCAACGGCCTGCAACTGACCATCGCGGACATGGTCACCGAGGCGCACGACACGCATCACCCGCTCGCCAGCGCGCTGTACTACGAAGACCAGAAAGACGCCGCCAAGGTACGCGCGCACGACTTCATCGACAACCGCATTCCGAAGTTCATGTCGTACTTCGAGCGCGTGCTCAAACAGAATCCGGCCGGCGATCAGTTCATGGTGGGCGACGCGCTCACTTACGTCGACCTGTCGATGTTCCAGCTGATCGACGGCCTCTTGTACGCGTTTCCCCGCGCACTCAAGCGTTTCGGCGAACACTACCCGCGGCTCGCCGCCCTGCACGACGCGGTGATCGAGCGACCGAACATCGCTGCGTATCTGCAGTCCGAGCGGCGCATCGAACACAACGAGGCCTGCATCTTCCGGCACTACCCGGAACTCGACAAGGCGGCGGCTTGA
- a CDS encoding YhfC family intramembrane metalloprotease: MVVAPLTLSSLALATLLVAALPFLIYRRLRRPLALKPRDAITGIAVFALFAMVIERALNDYVLHRNEATANFLSNPLAFVVYGALAAGICEEVGRFIGMRLLLRRAAAKAGSTSLAAGTNDGTALTYGLGHGGAEAWLVGVLVQIQWILFAVFENRGQLDGYLSNLPTDSLMRIHLILASLTPQTAGIFALERVAALVFQIGLSVLMWRGLRAGWRGILPLAIGLHALVDVPAAMFQAQLVPLAAVDALYAVGAVIVAGLLFRAYRRPVVAA; this comes from the coding sequence ATGGTAGTTGCACCGCTTACCCTCTCGAGCCTCGCCCTCGCGACGCTGCTCGTCGCCGCTTTACCCTTCCTGATCTACCGCCGTCTGCGCCGGCCGCTCGCGCTCAAGCCGCGTGACGCCATCACCGGCATCGCCGTGTTCGCGCTGTTCGCCATGGTGATCGAGCGCGCGCTGAACGACTACGTGCTGCATCGGAACGAAGCGACCGCGAACTTCCTGTCGAATCCGCTCGCCTTCGTGGTGTACGGCGCGCTGGCCGCGGGTATTTGCGAGGAAGTGGGGCGCTTCATCGGCATGCGGCTGCTGCTCAGGCGGGCGGCGGCGAAGGCCGGCTCCACGTCGCTCGCGGCGGGCACGAACGACGGCACCGCGCTGACCTACGGCCTCGGCCACGGCGGCGCCGAAGCATGGCTTGTCGGCGTGCTGGTGCAGATTCAATGGATCCTGTTCGCGGTCTTCGAAAACCGCGGCCAACTGGACGGCTATCTGAGCAATCTGCCGACCGATTCGTTGATGCGCATTCACCTGATTCTCGCCAGCCTGACGCCGCAGACGGCGGGCATTTTCGCGCTCGAACGAGTGGCCGCGCTGGTGTTCCAGATCGGCTTGTCGGTGTTGATGTGGCGCGGCTTGCGGGCCGGCTGGCGCGGCATACTGCCGCTCGCGATCGGGTTGCATGCGCTGGTGGATGTGCCTGCGGCGATGTTTCAGGCGCAGCTCGTGCCGCTTGCGGCGGTGGACGCCTTGTATGCAGTGGGGGCGGTGATCGTCGCGGGGTTGTTGTTCCGGGCGTACAGGCGTCCTGTGGTGGCCGCTTGA
- a CDS encoding YeiH family protein has translation MSTAHLTAASTPHAGSSTRGQLNGVLFVALFAAAVTRIAAIPAIAGLGLSPLIVGIVAGAIYGNALRDGMPASWAAGVNFSARKLLRIAVAFFGLRVSLQEIAQVGVPGLAESVLIVVSTLVIGTWAGMKIMKLDRDTALLTAAGSAICGAAAVLAFESTLQSKPHKSAMAVGSVVLFGTLSMFLYPVLFKAGWLHLDTVGAGLFFGGTIHEVAQVVGAASNVSPEATHIATIVKMTRVMLLVPVLLVVGMWVNRSARRDSAAAGAQDGAHGSAPRKLAIPWFALGFLAFVVINSLHVLPEAATSTLNTLDTFALTMAMTALGIETRIAQIRQAGPRALTTGFILYVWLIAGGLGITWTVQHLFG, from the coding sequence ATGTCCACCGCTCATCTCACCGCCGCGAGTACCCCGCACGCCGGGTCTTCCACCCGAGGGCAGCTCAACGGCGTCCTGTTCGTCGCGCTGTTTGCCGCTGCCGTCACGCGCATCGCCGCGATTCCCGCCATTGCCGGATTGGGCTTGAGCCCGCTGATCGTCGGCATCGTCGCCGGCGCCATTTACGGCAACGCGCTGCGCGACGGCATGCCCGCCAGCTGGGCGGCTGGCGTCAATTTTTCGGCGCGCAAGTTGCTGCGCATCGCCGTGGCCTTCTTCGGGCTGCGCGTCAGCCTGCAGGAAATCGCTCAGGTCGGCGTGCCGGGCCTCGCGGAATCGGTTCTGATCGTGGTCAGCACGCTCGTGATCGGCACGTGGGCCGGCATGAAAATCATGAAGCTCGATCGCGACACCGCCTTGCTGACGGCCGCGGGCAGCGCGATCTGCGGCGCCGCCGCCGTGCTCGCCTTCGAATCGACGCTGCAATCGAAGCCGCATAAAAGCGCGATGGCCGTAGGCAGCGTCGTGCTGTTCGGCACGCTCTCAATGTTCCTTTACCCCGTTCTCTTCAAGGCAGGCTGGCTGCATCTGGACACCGTCGGCGCGGGCCTGTTTTTCGGCGGCACGATCCACGAAGTGGCGCAGGTGGTCGGCGCGGCCAGCAACGTGAGCCCGGAAGCGACGCACATTGCCACCATCGTGAAGATGACCCGCGTGATGTTGCTGGTGCCGGTGCTGCTGGTGGTCGGCATGTGGGTGAACCGTTCGGCGCGGCGCGATTCGGCCGCGGCCGGCGCGCAGGACGGCGCCCACGGCAGCGCGCCGCGCAAGCTGGCGATTCCCTGGTTCGCGCTCGGCTTTCTCGCCTTCGTCGTGATCAACTCGCTGCATGTGCTGCCGGAAGCCGCGACCAGCACGCTCAACACGCTGGACACCTTCGCGCTGACCATGGCCATGACCGCGCTCGGCATCGAAACGCGTATTGCGCAGATCCGTCAGGCCGGCCCCCGCGCGCTGACTACCGGTTTCATCCTGTATGTGTGGCTGATTGCCGGCGGGCTCGGAATTACATGGACTGTCCAGCACCTGTTCGGCTAA
- a CDS encoding LysR family transcriptional regulator, with product MTPDQLITFAAVAEHRNISRAAVALHLSQPAVSGQLRQLQDEFGEPLYQRDGRGVRLTPAGEQLASYATRLRDTWRQAHAYRDALRGLEQGTLRIGASTTPASYLLPYLIADFHRRYPDVTLHTADGNTTEIVGALDSVDIAMIEGPVGVDLPPDTAVHSWREDEIVAIMPRTHPLAELALSAQSAEVGQGGQAGLAAFGEYPLVLREAGSGVRQIVERAFARAGVPMRVALEIAGVEGVKEAVRAGMGIGFVSAMSMRHEDRALCLLSLSPEPLTRRLSILVPHASAPSRVVEQFLALCLADEL from the coding sequence ATGACCCCGGATCAACTTATAACTTTCGCTGCCGTCGCCGAGCATCGCAACATCAGCCGGGCGGCGGTGGCGCTGCATTTGTCGCAGCCCGCCGTGTCCGGTCAACTTCGGCAGTTGCAGGACGAATTCGGCGAGCCGCTGTATCAGCGTGACGGCCGCGGCGTGCGGCTCACGCCGGCGGGCGAGCAGCTCGCCAGCTATGCCACGCGCCTGCGCGACACCTGGCGGCAGGCGCATGCGTACCGCGACGCCTTGCGCGGCCTGGAGCAGGGCACGTTGCGGATCGGGGCGAGCACCACGCCCGCGAGCTACCTGCTGCCGTATCTGATCGCCGACTTCCATCGCCGCTATCCGGACGTGACGCTGCATACGGCGGACGGCAACACCACGGAGATCGTCGGCGCGCTCGATTCGGTGGACATCGCGATGATCGAGGGGCCGGTCGGCGTGGATCTGCCGCCGGACACCGCGGTGCACTCGTGGCGCGAAGACGAGATCGTCGCGATCATGCCGCGCACGCATCCGTTGGCGGAGTTGGCGCTGTCGGCGCAATCGGCGGAGGTGGGCCAGGGCGGCCAGGCGGGGCTCGCGGCTTTCGGCGAATATCCGCTGGTGTTGCGCGAGGCGGGCTCGGGCGTGCGGCAGATCGTCGAGCGGGCGTTCGCGCGGGCCGGCGTGCCGATGCGCGTGGCGCTGGAGATCGCGGGCGTCGAAGGCGTGAAGGAAGCGGTGCGCGCGGGCATGGGCATCGGCTTTGTGTCGGCCATGTCGATGCGCCATGAGGACCGCGCGCTGTGTCTGCTGTCGCTCAGCCCGGAGCCGCTCACGCGGCGCCTGTCGATTCTGGTGCCGCATGCGAGCGCGCCGTCGCGGGTGGTGGAGCAGTTTCTCGCGTTGTGTCTCGCGGACGAGCTCTGA
- a CDS encoding LacI family DNA-binding transcriptional regulator — MSTTPQAAPRRATITDVAREAGTGKTSISRYLNGEMSVLSPELRARIEAAIARLDYQPNQMARGLKRGRNRLIGMLLADLTNPYTVEVLQGVEAACHALGLMPLICHAANEVEMERRYLQLLTTYRVEGVIVNALGVREETLRPVGGGGIPAVLVDRSVDGLVTDMVGLDNRAAAELGTRHLLDNGFDEIWFVVQPFEQVSSRQLREAAFREAMSAQGEQRGKSAARGHTLVLNLADADEVARSLAELDRAIDAAAQASDAAAATGNAARIALFAANAPVALCLALHLKARYGADWQARVALLSIDDPDWAELTGVTTIRQPTYEIGYRAVEFLHERIEGVQTIARDCLLPGELIVRASTLR, encoded by the coding sequence ATGAGCACCACGCCGCAGGCCGCGCCGCGCCGCGCGACGATCACCGACGTCGCGCGCGAAGCCGGCACCGGCAAGACCAGCATCTCGCGCTATCTGAACGGCGAGATGAGCGTGCTGTCGCCGGAACTGCGCGCGCGCATCGAAGCCGCGATTGCGCGCCTCGACTATCAGCCCAACCAGATGGCGCGCGGCCTCAAGCGCGGCCGCAACCGCCTGATCGGCATGCTGCTCGCCGACCTCACGAATCCCTACACGGTCGAAGTGCTGCAAGGCGTGGAAGCGGCATGCCACGCGCTCGGGCTGATGCCGCTGATCTGTCACGCGGCAAACGAAGTCGAGATGGAGCGGCGCTATCTGCAACTGCTCACCACGTACAGGGTGGAAGGCGTGATCGTCAATGCGCTCGGCGTGCGCGAGGAAACGCTGCGGCCGGTGGGCGGCGGCGGGATTCCGGCGGTGCTGGTGGACCGTTCGGTGGATGGGCTCGTCACGGATATGGTCGGGCTCGACAACCGGGCGGCGGCTGAACTTGGTACGCGGCATCTGCTGGACAATGGTTTCGACGAGATCTGGTTCGTGGTTCAGCCTTTCGAGCAGGTCAGTTCGCGGCAACTGCGCGAAGCGGCGTTTCGTGAGGCGATGAGTGCTCAAGGCGAGCAACGCGGCAAGAGCGCGGCGCGTGGTCACACGCTGGTGCTCAACCTCGCGGACGCGGACGAGGTGGCGCGCAGCCTCGCTGAACTGGACCGCGCGATCGACGCAGCCGCTCAAGCGAGCGATGCCGCCGCCGCCACGGGCAACGCCGCGCGCATCGCCCTGTTCGCGGCCAATGCGCCCGTCGCGCTATGCCTCGCCTTGCATCTGAAAGCGCGCTACGGCGCCGACTGGCAAGCCCGCGTCGCGCTGCTTTCCATCGACGACCCCGACTGGGCCGAACTGACCGGCGTCACCACGATCCGCCAGCCGACCTACGAGATCGGCTACCGTGCGGTCGAGTTCCTGCACGAGCGTATCGAAGGCGTACAGACCATCGCGCGCGACTGTCTTCTGCCGGGCGAATTGATCGTCCGCGCCTCCACTTTGCGCTGA